The following proteins come from a genomic window of Xylanibacillus composti:
- a CDS encoding NAD(P)H-binding protein: MKSAIVLGATGGTGQVIVSELLAREVEVTAFGRSESKLKDFMKAHHFHPQLSYRLGDAFDCQSIVDAASAAEVIFLCVGVNYTDMEEKLLPLGESVMKAANMLAKKIVIVDGIYVYGYQVAKGDENHPKQPHTKKGKVKLDFERLIFSDQWANAKPLIARLPDYYGATSQQSYLQPTLEGMAARKTTIFIGNLNTPREYVYLPDAAKMIVNLAEREDAYGENWHIPGAGLISGKEIIQIAREVTGSRKLVLPLTKHAIRCLGLFDPFMREVVEIMYLTEKGFVLSGEKYEKRIGPIPATPYRQGLEETLRLLRER; the protein is encoded by the coding sequence ATGAAATCAGCGATTGTATTGGGTGCTACTGGCGGGACAGGACAGGTTATTGTATCGGAATTACTGGCAAGAGAGGTCGAGGTCACTGCTTTTGGGCGTTCTGAATCGAAATTGAAGGATTTCATGAAAGCACATCATTTCCATCCACAATTGTCATATCGATTGGGCGATGCATTTGATTGTCAATCGATTGTAGACGCGGCAAGCGCAGCGGAAGTGATCTTTCTGTGTGTCGGTGTGAATTATACCGATATGGAAGAAAAACTCCTTCCGTTGGGAGAAAGTGTGATGAAAGCAGCAAATATGCTAGCCAAGAAGATCGTCATTGTAGATGGAATCTATGTTTATGGATATCAGGTGGCGAAAGGCGATGAGAACCATCCCAAACAACCGCATACGAAGAAGGGGAAGGTAAAGCTGGACTTTGAACGTCTCATATTCAGCGATCAGTGGGCAAATGCCAAACCATTAATCGCGAGACTTCCCGATTACTACGGGGCGACCTCGCAGCAGTCTTACCTGCAGCCAACTTTGGAAGGGATGGCCGCCCGTAAAACAACGATTTTTATAGGGAACTTAAACACCCCTCGTGAATATGTCTATCTGCCGGATGCAGCCAAGATGATTGTGAATCTTGCAGAACGAGAGGATGCATATGGAGAGAACTGGCACATACCCGGAGCGGGGTTGATTTCAGGCAAAGAAATCATCCAGATCGCTCGAGAAGTGACAGGAAGTCGAAAGCTGGTTCTCCCTCTAACGAAACATGCCATTCGTTGTCTCGGGTTGTTTGATCCGTTCATGAGGGAAGTAGTTGAGATCATGTACCTGACAGAGAAAGGATTTGTGTTGAGCGGAGAAAAATATGAGAAGCGCATAGGCCCTATACCAGCAACTCCGTACAGGCAAGGCCTTGAAGAAACGCTGCGTCTTCTAAGGGAGCGATGA
- a CDS encoding AraC family transcriptional regulator: MLQPFNQLMDYIEAHLTEEISGKDIATIVGMSDYHFKRMFSYMAGMSLQAYIKNRRLSVANVELINGAKVTDVAYKYGFQSVEGFSRAFREWSGFLPSEVAKNHIQKTFPKFTFFIDIRGGVSMEFKLEKKEKFHIVGVSKRVPIQFEGENHAIIELAQSITEQQRKEMHQLADLYPHQVLNVSYDFDDGYLEEKGCLTHMIGFATTQDNPFDDLEQLAIEESLWAIFPNQGPFPATLQETTAKIYAEWLPSSGYEAADLPGISFTKFGDSSDNVYSEIWMAVKEKKV, encoded by the coding sequence ATGCTGCAGCCATTCAATCAACTGATGGACTACATTGAAGCGCATTTGACGGAGGAAATCTCCGGGAAAGACATAGCAACAATCGTAGGCATGTCAGATTATCATTTCAAGCGAATGTTCTCGTATATGGCAGGGATGTCGTTGCAAGCGTATATCAAGAACAGGAGATTATCCGTTGCCAATGTGGAACTCATCAACGGAGCCAAGGTGACCGATGTGGCCTACAAATATGGCTTTCAATCGGTTGAAGGATTTTCAAGAGCCTTTCGCGAGTGGAGCGGTTTCTTGCCATCTGAAGTAGCAAAGAACCACATTCAAAAAACATTTCCCAAATTTACATTCTTTATCGATATAAGAGGAGGCGTCTCCATGGAATTCAAATTGGAAAAGAAAGAGAAGTTCCACATCGTAGGCGTATCGAAGCGCGTGCCCATTCAATTCGAAGGAGAAAATCATGCGATCATCGAACTGGCCCAGTCCATTACCGAACAGCAGCGAAAGGAGATGCATCAATTAGCCGATCTATACCCGCATCAAGTCCTGAATGTCTCTTATGATTTCGACGATGGGTACTTGGAGGAAAAAGGCTGCCTTACCCATATGATCGGTTTCGCCACGACCCAAGACAATCCGTTCGATGACTTGGAACAGCTTGCGATTGAGGAGAGCTTATGGGCGATATTCCCCAATCAAGGGCCATTCCCTGCCACGCTCCAAGAAACGACCGCCAAGATTTATGCGGAATGGCTGCCTTCTTCCGGCTATGAAGCAGCGGATCTGCCCGGGATTTCCTTCACCAAGTTCGGGGATAGTTCGGACAATGTATACAGCGAGATTTGGATGGCGGTGAAAGAAAAGAAGGTCTAG